Proteins from one Podospora pseudoanserina strain CBS 124.78 chromosome 1, whole genome shotgun sequence genomic window:
- a CDS encoding hypothetical protein (COG:I; EggNog:ENOG503P2JM), giving the protein MWTLLCQTRLDRRLGGSDSDAFVESMTSAWITAPSRSLLSTPIFPRHGTDDAMVDVQLGREVRDVLSKVGFRVEWKEYLGAELEGHWIKVPEEVDDITAFLKRSTGSDK; this is encoded by the exons ATGTGGACATTGTTATGCCAAACAAGGCTTGACAGAAGACTAGGAGG GTCTGATTCGGATGCTTTTGTGGAGAGCATGACATCGGCATGGATCACGGCACCAAGCCGCTCTCTCTTGTCAACACCTATCTTTCCACGCCACGGGACCGACGATGCTATGGTTGATGTTCAGCTCGGACGTGAGGTTAGAGATGTGCTCTCCAAAGTAGGGTTTCGGGTTGAGTGGAAGGAGTACTTGGGTGCAGAGTTGGAAGGTCACTGGATCAAGGTGccagaggaggtggatgatatCACGGCCTTTCTCAAAAGATCTACCGGCAGTGATAAATAG
- a CDS encoding hypothetical protein (COG:I; EggNog:ENOG503P2JM) gives MECTKDTTQDTGPDQLQQSVATGWATFLAAQHWSREVDALRRSLNEHIKQTSTQHELLSVAVVQSKPSSPVTEASLENHLESLRQEMTESMSQLSQKITSHEERTEHLRSLTSDDIKDVQEKYLSALGMVEYLQGELRGMRSDKVNIENKLTALERDTENKLTALGRQIAALLPPQTPLPDEAVSFLNQLVSRRAEVMRILSLPCHEECTQLQQTHVTGATANPEHTAIPTNPPRLDNTNTTPTSAPSITDIQIHVPDRGQRQNTVSKHSQPHMAVITRKQPKRKAAEPPQKQPSAKRAMPLGTSSTKTSLVNPPKTVPADAQDTKDLYHRFRSRYDTNPPQDQVRGIWRFINQIKNPDVAKHLQESLVMFLPEYVKLGSRSRLATQVNGVQRIFITISGKVTWKMFTEAFDKYAALHLKE, from the exons ATGGAGTGTACCAAGGACACCACCCAGGACACAGGTCCAGACCAGCTTCAACAATCCGTTGCCACCGGCTGGGCTACCTTTCTCGCTGCCCAGCATTGGTCCCGGGAAGTAGATGCCCTCAGAAGGTCCCTCAACGAGCACATCAAGCAGACAAGCACGCAGCATGAGCTTTTGTccgttgctgttgtgcaGTCCAAACCAAGCTCTCCTGTTACTGAAGCCAGCCTTGAAAACCACCTCGAATCATTGCGGCAAGAAATGACGGAGAGCATGTCTCAGCTCTCGCAAAAAATTACATCTCACGAGGAGAGAACTGAACATCTCCGGTCTCTCACATCTGATGATATCAAGGACGTTCAAGAGAAGTATTTATCAGCGCTCGGCATGGTCGAATACCTGCAGGGGGAGCTACGAGGCATGAGATCAGACAAGGTCAACATTGAAAACAAGCTCACGGCGCTAGAGCGAGATACTGAAAACAAACTCACGGCATTGGGACGCCAGATTGCTGCTCTACTACCGCCTCAAACACCCTTGCCCGACGAGGCCGTCAGTTTCCTCAACCAGCTCGTCTCTCGTCGTGCTGAAGTGATGAGAatcctcagcctcccctGCCATGAAGAGTGCACACAGTTGCAGCAAACCCATG TCACTGGAGCCACTGCCAACCCCGAACATACTGCCATACCGACAAACCCGCCTAGGCTCGATaacacaaacaccacacccactTCAGCACCATCCATCACAGACATTCAAATCCACGTGCCGGACAGAGGGCAGAGGCAGAACACAGTGAGCAAACACAGTCAGCCCCACATGGCGGTTATCACTCGAAAGCAGCCCAAACGGAAGGCCGCAGAGCCTCCCCAGAAACAACCTAGTGCAAAAAGGGCCATGCCACTGGGAACATCTTCAACCAAAACCAGCCTCGTTAACCCGCCAAAGACGGTCCCTGCTGATGCCCAAGACACCAAGGATCTCTACCACCGGTTCCGGAGCCGGTATGACACCAACCCGCCCCAGGATCAAGTAAGAGGCATCTGGAGATTCATCAACCAGATAAAGAATCCCGACGTCGCAAAGCATCTTCAGGAGTCTCTTGTCATGTTCCTGCCCGAGTACGTGAAGTTGGGTTCAAGAAGCCGACTGGCGACACAAGTCAACGGCGTCCAGAGAATTTTCATTACGATATCCGGGAAAGTGACCTGGAAGATGTTCACTGAGGCGTTTGACAAGTATGCGGCTTTGCATTTGAAGGAGTGA
- a CDS encoding hypothetical protein (EggNog:ENOG503NVPG; COG:S) translates to MADQPNIETYHKHLPDLSIPRFTEMQKQDAHEYAKAFIEGGNPPWLHGLYLHWLKLYQEPFKGVTSDGNVKPNLFHLSPEEIPISSIVTATTNLLSLLSPSQLKSTLYHIDSPEWRTWSNPEFLLSNKGIRLDELTPLIRDAVLSVLQSSLSPEGYYKALSAMRINHFLGELVSAPKICNEHSYNFVLFGSPSTTTPWGYSFYGHHLCLNLFFYKDQVVISPWFTGAEPNMIDSGPYKGTQILQREEKLGLQLMQSLPAEKQTLAQVYKNLKDDAMPKGRWNHDDQRHLCGAYRDNRVVPYEGVLVSEMTQSQQDLVAEILDEYLLYLPSTARKIRLEQLKEWFHETYFCWIGGFGDHDAFYYRVQSPVILVEFDHHSGVFLTNKEPTKFHIHTLLRTPNGGDYGMALRGLVKEGVVEQRYLWEP, encoded by the exons ATGGCAGACCAACCAAACATCGAGACATACCATAAGCACCTCCCTGACTTGTCCATCCCCCGCTTCACTGAGATGCAAAAGCAGGATGCCCATGAATACGCCAAAGCATTCATTGAAGGGGGGAACCCCCCATGGCTTCATGGCCTCTACCTTCACTGGCTGAAGCTCTACCAGGAGCCTTTCAAGGGCGTAACCAGCGATG GAAATGTAAAACCaaacctcttccacctctcaCCAGAAGAaatccccatctcctccatagtcaccgccaccaccaacctcctctccctgttgtccccttcccaactcAAATCCACCCTCTACCACATCGACTCCCCCGAATGGCGCACCTGGTCCAACCCCGaattcctcctctccaacaaaGGCATCCGCCTCGACGAGCTCACCCCCCTAATCCGGGATGCCGTCCTCTCAGTCCTCcaatcctccctctcccccgagGGCTACTATAAAGCCCTCTCGGCCATGCGCATCAACCACTTCCTCGGCGAGCTCGTCTCCGCCCCGAAGATCTGCAACGAGCACTCCTACAACTTTGTCCTCTTcggctccccctccaccacaacaccctGGGGCTACTCCTTCTACGGCcaccacctctgcctcaacctcttcttctacAAAGACCAAGTGGTGATAAGCCCGTGGTTCACAGGCGCAGAGCCGAACATGATTGACTCGGGCCCCTACAAAGGAACCCAAATCCTGCAgcgggaggagaagttggggtTGCAGCTGATGCAGTCTTTACCAGCTGAGAAACAAACACTCGCGCAGGTGTATAAGAATTTAAAAGATGACGCCATGCcaaaggggaggtggaacCACGACGACCAACGCCACCTTTGCGGTGCCTATCGGGACAATAGGGTTGTTCCTTATGAGGGGGTGTTAGTCTCGGAGATGACCCAGTCCCAACAGGATCTCGTTGCGGAGATCTTGGACGAGTACCTCCTCTACCTCCCCTCCACTGCGAGGAAGATCAGACTTGAGCAGCTGAAGGAGTGGTTTCACGAGACGTACTTTTGTTGGATTGGCGGGTTTGGGGATCACGATGCGTTTTACTACCGGGTTCAGAGCCCCGTGATTTTGGTCGAGTTTGATCACCACTCGGGGGTTTTCTTGACGAATAAGGAGCCGACAAAGTTTCATATTCATACGCTGCTGAGGACGCCGAATGGGGGGGATTATGGGATggcgttgagggggttggtgaaggagggggtggtggagcagAGGTATCTTTGGGAACCGTAG
- the sin4 gene encoding Mediator of RNA polymerase II transcription subunit 16 (COG:S; EggNog:ENOG503NVYT): MSAHDMSLLGGDSMSIDSGIQVMQSIQGMDGAMALDDVDLFGDSVMDNALGTLPLTSRPPPSKQLQQRLDQLRARGCCQGIAWGRLGNIACVSKDGMSVDIRYMRCNPENGEWDMNDPSSSATISLVHGPPSFISLPSAGAPIVHVAWSPTTHMADLAVIDALGRISILFFPLQINRPYPMRKWDSDPVDDLHSVVGCHWLPIGNAASQGRGFLTQCSGAHWAGSEYKYNHMAQPAFGPSHPHPGRSALVCVTTNGLLRLFYQISSRHEETALELESVTAADDLITHASFCCDKPNTLLVALATASKQLRVVRVGVNWGNPPSDKQVHPGSIQLRPSMKEVHVATTSWLQHGPSESTLDFSMAQLSHLLVLPSFMETSNPPTFAPAVVVTVRSYLPNETSPYDQETQSIIDRWEVLNDQAQAPHPAFEQLGPRNGAGAALPTMTRLRKLEPVTIPKVVISMHTTTIQLGRVVSFTFSDGTVQYRDRFTMAELYNEHNTENINSPHQVGFQFDDPTPCLQVAFSPSNFAFVQVCEDNTLKLRKLHYTMGDLGSLQDVQARAVLASLTMPISFAWQQQMTFDDILAVVRPLTQHPKFTNALFKEIITLLRTVVDYSEEQQQLVDTLIRNNQLQSCLSLLNHFGFNGNFEARSFHGKFASVALNLRNIIVLIVLANHSPQKSNGVLNPLDESEVVETLVGCAEWAVSLFSWLIDSLFNLLDDPEFMALLSDQRRFQELASYLHTRNDVSVYLLLCSSTRSLLQVACRRVAGLEEISSRALTYYKTHSVTETGAALHHAYQRMYRTSSSSPVKPQDFERLLSTLGRDISTAYQRTLTAMAKSKDQTQPGATEQQQQQAQQRVELFVKSAQNRWELEMLSGANPPNIFREVLARLFTSTLTTFKALTDPAKLYFANYDLLEVNDDAKTLRARKKAGKYVDVFKRVELVARQQQQNTQSFPPAAVRNGTQGKGGGGENVKTEAGVGGAAGVKLGGTPSLTLGLAGGGGGGSAGAGNGANGGAAVAMTQVHSPRDEGAGGAGGGHAIRWRRCVRCASVMEDIMNQRPGFTYVLAQQRKCCCGGAWALVAKGALG; this comes from the exons ATGAGTGCCCATGACATGTCCCTCCTGGGCGGGGATTCCATGAGCATCGACTCTGGAATCCAGGTGATGCAGAGCATTCAAGGCATGGACGGTGCCATGGCTCTCGATGATGTCGACCTCTTCGGAGATTCTGTTATGGACAATGCTCTGGGTACCCTGCCCCTGAcctctcgccctcctccaagtAAGCAGCTTCAGCAGCGGCTCGACCAACTCCGAGCCCGTGGTTGCTGTCAGGGAATCGCTTGGGGCCGCTTGGGGAACATAGCCTGCGTCTCCAAAGATGGCATGTCGGTTGACATTCGCTACATGCGTTGCAATCCCGAGAACGGTGAATGGGATATGAATGATCCAAGCTCTTCTGCCACCATTTCACTGGTTCATGGTCCGCCCTCGTTCATCTCGCTGCCTTCTGCCGGCGCCCCCATAGTCCACGTCGCCTGGTCCCCTACCACGCATATGGCTGACTTGGCCGTCATTGATGCTCTCGGCCGCATCAgcattctcttcttcccactGCAGATCAACAGACCCTATCCTATGAGAAAATGGGATTCCGATCCTGTGGACGACCTCCACAGCGTCGTCGGTTGTCACTGGTTACCAATCGGTAACGCAGCAAGCCAGGGCCGAGGG TTTCTCACCCAATGCAGCGGTGCACACTGGGCAGGGTCCGAATACAAATACAACCACATGGCTCAGCCGGCTTTTGGGCCGTCACATCCTCACCCTGGAAGGAGCGCGCTAGTGTGTGTTACCACAAATGGTCTTCTGAGGCTGTTCTATCAAATTAGCAGCCGGCATGAGGAAACGGCTCTCGAACTCGAGAGTGTGACGGCCGCCGATGATCTCATCACGCACGCCTCTTTCTGCTGTGATAAAC CAAACACCCTTCTCGTAGCTCTCGCTACGGCGTCGAAGCAGCTGAGGGTAGTGCGTGTTGGTGTGAACTGGGGGAATCCCCCAAGTGATAAGCAGGTGCACCCAGGCAGTATACAGTTAAGACCATCGATGAAAGAGGTGCATGTAGCCACCACCAGTTGGCTACAACATGGCCCGAGCGAATCAACTCTAGACTTTTCCATGGCACAGCTCTCTCACCTCCTAGTCCTCCCGTCTTTCATGGAGACCAGTAACCCTCCAACCTTCGCCCCAGCGGTTGTTGTCACGGTGAGATCATATCTGCCAAACGAAACCTCGCCCTACGATCAGGAAACCCAGAGCATCATCGATCGCTGGGAGGTTCTGAACGATCAAGCCCAAGCACCACATCCCGCGTTTGAGCAGCTGGGTCCCCGGAACGGTGCTGGAGCTGCCCTCCCG ACCATGACTAGGTTGCGGAAGCTGGAGCCAGTCACAATCCCCAAAGTGGTCATCTCGATGCATACGACCACCATACAGCTGGGAAGAGTCGTTTCCTTCACCTTTAGCGACGGCACCGTTCAGTACCGTGACAGGTTCACCATGGCTGAACTTTACAACGAGCACAACACCGAGAACATCAACAGCCCTCACCAGGTTGGGTTCCAGTTTGACGATCCGACGCCCT GTCTTCAGGTCGCTTTCTCTCCGAGCAACTTTGCATTCGTCCAAGTGTGTGAGGATAACACATTGAAGCTGAGAAAACTCCATTATACAATGGGTGATTTAGGTTCCCTTCAAGACG TCCAAGCAAGGGCTGTTCTGGCATCTCTCACAATGCCCATCTCTTTTGCCTGGCAACAGCAAATGACCTTTGATGACATCCTGGCGGTTGTCCGTCCCTTGACCCAGCATCCGA AGTTCACAAATGCCTTGTTTAAGGAAATCATAACTCTGCTTCGGACTGTGGTCGACTACTCGgaagaacagcagcagcttgtcGACACGCTCATCCGGAACAACCAGCTGCAGTCCTGTCTGAGCCTTCTGAACCACTTTGGCTTCAATGGGAACTTTGAAGCCAGGTCTTTCCACGGAAAGTTCGCCTCGGTCGCCCTCAACCTGAGAAACATCATTGTTCTCATTGTGCTTGCGAACCACAGCCCACAAAAGTCCAACGGGGTACTGAACCCGCTCGATGAATCAGAGGTGGTCGAGACCCTTGTCGGGTGCGCAGAATGGGCCGTCAGCTTGTTCTCGTGGCTCATCGACTCGCTCTTCAACCTGCTCGACGACCCCGAGTTCATGGCGCTCCTTTCCGACCAGAGACGATTCCAGGAACTGGCGAGCTACCTCCACACCCGCAACGACGTCTCGGTCTATCTTCTCCTCTGCTCATCAACACGCAGCTTGCTCCAGGTTGCCTGCCGTCGGGTCGCGGGCTTGGAGGAAATCAGCAGCCGCGCGCTCACGTACTACAAGACTCACAGCGTGACTGAGACAGGGGCTGCTCTTCACCATGCCTATCAGAGGATGTACCgcaccagctccagcagcccGGTTAAACCCCAGGATTTTGAACGCCTCTTGAGCACCCTCGGTAGGGACATTTCCACTGCCTATCAAAGAACGCTCACGGCGATGGCCAAGTCCAAGGACCAGACCCAGCCCGGAGCCacggagcagcagcagcagcaggcccAGCAGCGGGTGGAGCTTTTTGTAAAGTCGGCGCAGAACCGGTGGGAGCTAGAGATGCTGTCGGGGGCCAACCCGCCTAATATCTTCCGCGAGGTGCTCGCTCGCCTTTTTACGAGCACGCTGACGACGTTTAAGGCATTGACGGACCCCGCGAAGCTGTATTTTGCCAATTATGACCTGCTTGAAGTCAATGATGATGCGAAGAcgttgagggcgaggaagaaggcgggGAAGTATGTGGATGTTTTTAAGAGGGTGGAGTTGGTTGCtaggcagcagcagcaaaacacGCAGTCTTTccctcctgctgctgtgaggaATGGGACTcaggggaagggtggtggtggggagaatGTCAAGACTGAGGCTGGTGTGGGGGGTGCGGCAGGTGTGAAACTGGGGGGCACGCCTTCGttgacgttggggttggcagggggtggtgggggtggttctGCCGGTGCTGGCAATGGGGCGAATgggggtgctgctgttgccatGACGCAGGTTCACAGCCCGAGGGAtgagggagcgggaggggcgggaggtgGGCATGCTATTCGGTGGAGGCGGTGTGTGAGGTGTGCTTCGGTTATGGAGGACATTATGAACCAGCGGCCTGGGTTTACATATGTGCTGGCGCAGCAGCGGAAGTGCTGTTGTGGAGGGGCTTGGGCGCTGGTTGCGAAGGGGGCTTTGGGGTAG
- a CDS encoding hypothetical protein (COG:B; COG:K; EggNog:ENOG503NVP8) encodes MAFSRRSTASSPSSPLSVLSQSPSPPSPAVDVSNRYPSPSASATTSGSATPRKSYDMPDLSGEIQVRTDGPPPTKRRRVAAPRPRTTEYVDLENYDNEDQENLQRLLTALRKKKKIVVIAGAGISVSAGIPDFRSSTGLFTTLRGQHKLKASGKHLFDASVYKHDSSTTSFHDMVRELSQMASEAKPTSFHHMLASIASEGRLMRLYTQNIDSLDTQMPPLATNVPLNSKGPWPTTIQLHGGLEKMVCTKCNHLETFNPSLFQGPEPPLCEKCKEQDEVRTAFAGKRSHGIGKLRPRIVLYNEYNPDEDAIGMVSKADLRRVPDAVVVVGTTLKIPGVRRLVKELCQLTRSKRDGLTAWINLDPEPQGIEFKDCWDLVIKAKCDDVAELVNLPRWDQQDIGDRESYMVTGDELKEKRYAANLERNRIDILLERKRKRTEDDDDGFESSQSSQPSQSSRSSQEVQTPGNCKSKLAEQGGMPTPIASPKLRNALLPAPRSRGRPPKQSTLSFSTTTAAEPAPATQKAAPKRKPRQPKKAAPKPKNRINQTFKATKAVPIREIKTPKKQFLDPDSSDLSSPPDDSPAGLPSLRPKDQVRRPEPLVLPAAGLTSSPPTTPTSQEFVASAMKTISPGSKPRSMGHLID; translated from the exons ATGGCGTTTTCCAGACGCTCAACAGCGTCCTCTCCATCGTCACCTCTCTCGGTCCTTTCACAGTCTCCTTCGCCCCCTTCACCCGCCGTGGATGTTTCCAATCGATACCCATCACCGAGTGCTAGCGCAACTACCTCGGGCAGCGCAACTCCACGGAAGTCATACGACATGCCAGACCTTTCGGGAGAGATCCAGGTGCGGACAGACGgtcccccaccaaccaagcGCCGTCGCGTTGCAGCCCCACGGCCCCGTACAACCGAGTATGTCGACCTGGAGAATTATGACAATGAGGACCAAGAGAATCTTCAGAGGCTGTTGACAGCCctgagaaagaagaagaagattgtggtGATTGCGGGCGCTGGAATCTCTGTTTCTGCAGGCA TTCCCGACTTTCGTTCATCGACAGGACTCTTCACGACACTGCGCGGCCAACACAAGCTCAAGGCGTCTGGGAAGCACCTTTTTGATGCCTCCGTCTACAAACAcgactcctccaccacctccttccacGACATGGTCCGCGAATTGTCGCAGATGGCATCTGAAGCCAAGCCAACGTCGTTCCACCACATGCTGGCATCCATTGCCTCAGAGGGCCGGCTCATGCGCTTGTACACTCAGAATATCGATAGTTTAGATACTCAGATGCCACCGCTCGCGACGAATGTGCCCCTGAACAGCAAAGGCCCATGGCCAACGACGATTCAACTCCATGGCGGCTTGGAGAAAATGGTGTGCACAAAATGTAACCACTTGGAGACCTTCAACCCGTCGCTGTTTCAGGGCCCGGAGCCCCCACTCTGCGAGAAGTGCAAGGAGCAGGACGAAGTACGAACGGCTTTTGCGGGGAAGCGAAGTCACGGCATCGGCAAGTTACGCCCACGGATTGTGCTATACAACGAATACAACCCCGACGAGGATGCGATCGGGATGGTTTCAAAGGCAGATCTACGGAGAGTTCCGGacgctgttgttgtggtggggaCTACGCTCAAAATCCCTGGCGTGCGAAGACTCGTCAAGGAGCTATGCCAGCTGACCCGGAGCAAGAGAGACGGCCTTACTGCCTGGATCAATCTTGATCCGGAGCCACAGGGCATCGAATTCAAGGATTGCTGGGATCTGGTCATCAAAGCGAAGTGTGACGACGTCGCGGAGTTGGTCAACTTGCCACGTTGGGATCAGCAAGATATAGGAGATCGGGAATCCTACATGGTCACTGGGgatgagctgaaggagaagcGCTACGCCGCCAACCTAGAGCGCAATAGAATCGACATCCTACTTGAGCGCAAGCGGAAAAGGAcagaagacgatgacgatgggtTCGAGTCATCGCAGTCTTCGCAACCATCACAATCTTCGCGGTCCTCGCAGGAAGTACAGACTCCCGGCAACTGCAAGTCGAAACTTGCCGAGCAAGGCGGTATGCCGACGCCGATTGCCAGTCCCAAGCTTCGCAACGCCCTCCTTCCAGCGCCCAGGTCGAGGGGCAGACCCCCTAAACAGAGCACGCTCAGCTTtagcaccaccacagcggCCGAGCCCGCGCCTGCGACGCAAAAGGCCGCCCCCAAGAGAAAGCCGAGACAACCGAAGAAGGCagcccccaagcccaagaacagGATCAACCAGACGTTCAAAGCTACCAAAGCGGTGCCAATCAGGGAAATAAAGACCCCTAAGAAGCAGTTTTTGGACCCCGATTCATCCGACTTGTCCTCCCCGCCAGACGACTCACCTGCCGGTCTCCCATCATTGCGGCCCAAGGATCAAGTTCGACGGCCAGAACCGCTTGTACTCCCAGCTGCTGGGCTTACATCTAGTCCACCGACCACGCCTACCAGCCAAGAGTTTGTCGCTTCCGCTATGAAGACGATCTCCCCTGGTAGCAAGCCGAGGAGTATGGGCCATCTCATTGATTGA
- a CDS encoding hypothetical protein (EggNog:ENOG503P577) yields MPSSATVTLFQTLDVESLDSGNQLPGDAVAKVKSQPDFQQGFFGQKLEDPKTWVLATEWSSASAAKQCITDIKDHVRAQETFVYQFDTAVLKAPCTEVFTAFETEEGFEEQVGRFVSAVEGDKLEGYKGADYGAEVKVDGGGTGEKSVRMVIGWVSKEAHVEAKGKPGAIQENIGELRAKRKGVDLFHVNFKEL; encoded by the exons ATGCCATCGTCCGCCACCGTCACACTCTTTCAAACACTCGACGTCGAGTCTCTCGACTCTGGCAATCAACTTCCGGGAGATGCTGTGGCCAAAGTAAAGTCCCAGCCTGATTTCCAGCAAGGTTTCTTTGGCCAAAAGCTCGAGGATCCAAAGACCTGGGTGCTGGCAACTG AATGGTCATCCGCCTCTGCAGCAAAGCAGTGCATCACCGACATCAAGGATCATGTCAGGGCTCAAGAGACATTTGTTTATCAGTTTGACACGGCTGTGTTGAAGGCGCCATGCACTGAGGTGTTTACTGCTTttgagacggaggaggggtttgaggagCAGGTTGGGCGGTTTGTCAGTGCTGTTGAGGGGGATAAGCTGGAGGGGTATAAGGGTGCGGATTATGGGGCGGAGGtgaaggttgatgggggtgggacTGGGGAGAAGAGTGTGAGGATGGTTATTGGGTGGGTCAGTAAGGAGGCGCATGTTGAGGCTAAAGGGAAGCCGGGAG CTATTCAGGAGAATATTGGGGAGTTGAGAGCGAAGAGGAAAGGGGTGGATTTGTTCCATGTTAACTTTAAGGAGCTGTGA